One genomic segment of Paenibacillus durus includes these proteins:
- a CDS encoding glycoside hydrolase family 97 protein, whose amino-acid sequence MRSRWVVFSPDGCIQAEFFLKNGIPYYSVNYCHAPLIRHSKLGLTFEHAEPLNRNFRVAGGKYDSFDETWTQPWGEVKEIRNHYNELRVELEETTPSPRRMSIIFRVYNDGLGFRYELPEQDNLSYFEIKSEDTEFALTDVDQAWWMPAYQKMYTELLYNVTPLQSIPYRAVHTPLTMKMADGLYISIHEADLSGYSSMTLMPTQNNTLAIDLIPWSDGVKVKGFTPLTTPWRTIQIADKPGDLITSYLILNLNEPNRLGDVSWVQPGKYIGIWWGMHLGIYTWSYGPKHGATTENAKRYIDFAAKYGIPMVVIEGWNIGWENDWTKHGEQFSFTTPYPDYDIVEVTSYAASKGVKIIGHMETAGAIQNLERQMEAAFTLFKKLGIDVVKTGYVSHDPALKRFDDQGNLLSMEWLGGQYNVDHHRKVIETAARYKISLIAHEPVKDTGERRTYPNMMTREGARGQEFDASAEYVGNPPDHTTIIPFTRMLAGPFDYTPGIVRLIYKEFRPGNRVRGTLAKQLALYVVLYSPLQMAADLPENYEQQRAAFQFILDVPTDWQDTKVLGGEIGDYVTIVRKDRNSEEWYLGSITDEHGRTLAAPLAFLDPDKTYVAEIYADGPHADWRINPYPMTISKVLVDRSTTLQLNLAPGGGQAIRIRPAAAEDLPNDVILLRK is encoded by the coding sequence ATGAGAAGCAGGTGGGTTGTATTTTCACCCGATGGCTGCATTCAGGCGGAATTTTTTCTTAAAAACGGCATTCCGTATTATAGTGTGAACTACTGTCATGCTCCCCTTATCAGACATTCAAAGCTCGGCCTCACATTTGAACATGCGGAGCCGCTTAACCGGAATTTCAGAGTCGCCGGCGGCAAGTATGACAGCTTCGATGAGACGTGGACACAGCCTTGGGGAGAAGTGAAGGAAATACGCAATCATTACAATGAACTCCGCGTGGAGCTTGAAGAGACAACTCCGTCTCCGCGCCGAATGTCGATCATTTTTCGCGTATACAATGACGGCCTGGGCTTTCGCTACGAGCTGCCTGAGCAGGACAATCTCTCCTATTTTGAAATCAAGAGCGAAGATACCGAATTTGCCCTGACGGATGTGGATCAGGCATGGTGGATGCCCGCCTATCAGAAAATGTATACCGAACTCCTGTACAATGTGACTCCCCTTCAATCCATTCCTTATCGCGCCGTCCATACCCCTTTAACAATGAAAATGGCCGATGGATTGTACATAAGCATTCACGAAGCCGATTTATCGGGCTATTCCTCCATGACCCTAATGCCCACACAGAATAACACGCTTGCCATCGACCTGATTCCTTGGTCCGACGGTGTTAAAGTCAAAGGTTTCACTCCGCTAACAACGCCCTGGAGAACGATCCAGATCGCGGACAAACCCGGGGATTTGATCACCTCCTATTTGATTCTTAATCTCAATGAACCGAACAGGCTGGGGGATGTGTCTTGGGTACAACCGGGCAAGTATATCGGCATATGGTGGGGCATGCATCTGGGGATTTACACATGGAGCTACGGCCCCAAACATGGCGCAACGACCGAGAATGCCAAAAGGTACATCGATTTTGCCGCCAAATACGGCATTCCGATGGTAGTGATCGAAGGGTGGAATATCGGATGGGAGAACGATTGGACCAAGCATGGTGAACAATTCAGCTTTACCACTCCCTATCCGGATTATGACATTGTGGAAGTCACTTCGTATGCCGCGAGCAAAGGCGTGAAAATTATCGGGCACATGGAGACGGCCGGAGCGATTCAGAATCTGGAGCGGCAGATGGAAGCGGCTTTTACTTTATTTAAAAAACTCGGGATAGACGTTGTCAAAACGGGCTATGTCTCCCACGACCCTGCGCTCAAGCGCTTTGATGACCAAGGCAATCTGCTAAGTATGGAGTGGCTTGGCGGTCAATATAACGTTGATCATCACCGAAAAGTAATTGAAACCGCAGCCAGGTATAAGATTAGTCTAATCGCCCATGAGCCGGTTAAAGATACGGGAGAACGCCGGACCTATCCGAATATGATGACCCGTGAAGGCGCGCGGGGACAAGAATTCGATGCCTCCGCCGAATATGTCGGGAACCCTCCGGACCACACTACCATCATTCCTTTTACCCGAATGCTAGCCGGTCCCTTCGATTATACGCCGGGGATTGTAAGGCTGATATATAAGGAATTCAGACCGGGCAACAGAGTGCGGGGAACGTTAGCCAAACAGCTCGCGCTTTATGTCGTTCTGTACAGTCCACTGCAAATGGCTGCCGACTTGCCGGAAAATTACGAACAGCAGCGCGCGGCTTTTCAATTTATTCTGGATGTTCCTACCGATTGGCAGGATACCAAGGTGCTGGGCGGAGAGATCGGGGATTATGTTACGATAGTCCGCAAAGACAGAAACAGCGAGGAATGGTATCTAGGCAGCATTACCGATGAGCACGGACGCACGCTTGCGGCGCCGCTCGCTTTTCTTGATCCGGACAAAACGTATGTAGCTGAAATCTATGCCGACGGCCCGCACGCTGACTGGAGGATCAATCCTTATCCCATGACCATATCCAAGGTGCTTGTTGACAGAAGCACAACCTTGCAATTGAACCTTGCTCCGGGAGGCGGGCAGGCCATTCGCATACGGCCGGCTGCCGCGGAGGATTTGCCTAATGATGTGATTTTGCTCAGAAAATAG
- a CDS encoding DJ-1/PfpI family protein has translation MKKYWSIGILVFDGVDAFDFVGPAEIFSLVRLSKEDVLQMQLSLDQTARKPFDIKYVSENGAPVTASNNLIIQPDFSMDDAPSFDILIVPGGFIKPINRVMGSKKTIQWIINHSHEAQLVASVCTGALLLASAGILNGKKATTNRAALDFMEQKFPEITVVRDSKFVDQGNVITAQGPAAGLNLAFYLVKKLFGEEVARLTANTLEYDGQIL, from the coding sequence ATGAAAAAATATTGGTCTATTGGAATCCTGGTGTTTGATGGAGTTGACGCATTTGATTTTGTGGGACCGGCCGAGATCTTTTCTTTAGTCAGGCTCTCCAAGGAAGATGTGCTGCAAATGCAGTTGAGTTTGGATCAGACGGCGAGGAAGCCGTTTGATATCAAATATGTATCGGAAAATGGTGCGCCTGTAACCGCAAGCAATAATTTAATCATTCAACCTGATTTTAGCATGGATGATGCGCCTTCATTTGACATTCTTATTGTGCCGGGTGGCTTTATAAAGCCAATAAATCGTGTTATGGGAAGCAAGAAGACCATCCAATGGATCATTAATCATTCACATGAGGCTCAGCTGGTTGCCTCTGTTTGTACAGGAGCACTACTCCTTGCTTCTGCGGGTATATTGAACGGGAAGAAAGCAACTACAAACCGGGCAGCACTTGATTTTATGGAACAGAAATTTCCTGAAATCACAGTTGTTCGCGACAGCAAATTTGTTGATCAAGGCAACGTTATTACCGCGCAAGGCCCTGCTGCCGGGCTCAATCTGGCTTTTTACCTGGTGAAGAAACTGTTCGGTGAAGAGGTTGCCCGTTTGACGGCCAATACATTGGAATATGATGGTCAGATATTATAA
- a CDS encoding DJ-1/PfpI family protein, translating to MTQRTVGILLFNEVEVLDFAGPFEVFSITALSDSQKPFVVTTISQTGEMISARNGLKVTPDYSFENHPPIDILIVPGGYGAEEIEIHNPAVIQWIQEQTSKAEFTASVCTGAFLLAKAGILDGKEVTTHWMDIDLLEKEYPSVLVVRDVKFVDQGSLITSAGISAGIHMSLHLISRIYGKDIANQTAKRMEYDITIE from the coding sequence ATGACACAACGTACAGTCGGGATACTCTTATTCAACGAGGTAGAGGTTTTAGACTTTGCGGGCCCTTTTGAAGTCTTCTCCATTACCGCCTTGTCCGATTCTCAAAAGCCTTTTGTAGTGACAACCATCTCCCAAACAGGAGAAATGATCTCGGCGCGCAACGGACTGAAGGTAACACCGGATTACAGTTTTGAAAACCACCCTCCGATTGATATCCTCATCGTTCCTGGCGGCTACGGGGCAGAAGAAATTGAAATTCATAACCCGGCAGTTATCCAATGGATTCAAGAGCAAACTTCTAAAGCAGAATTCACTGCATCAGTGTGTACAGGGGCTTTCCTGCTTGCTAAAGCCGGAATTTTGGATGGAAAAGAAGTTACGACCCATTGGATGGATATCGATCTCTTGGAAAAGGAGTATCCATCGGTTTTAGTCGTCAGAGACGTGAAATTCGTAGATCAAGGATCCCTCATTACTTCAGCAGGCATTTCGGCAGGTATTCATATGTCCTTGCATCTGATTTCCCGTATTTATGGAAAAGATATAGCCAACCAAACCGCCAAACGTATGGAATACGATATCACCATCGAATAA